The Leptidea sinapis chromosome 10, ilLepSina1.1, whole genome shotgun sequence sequence TTCCAAAGACTTTTGAATGCCCCGAAGTAAATTGCACGTCGGGATTGAGTACTGGTCGATTATAAAACTGGTCGTATCCCAGCGATGGCCTTGTGTTATACGTCGCCTTTGCGTctctattataaatatgtactcGATAGTTTGGTGCATTTTCTTCAATCGCTACGTATTGAGTTGTAATTGGTATCGATGTTGATGTATAATACTTATGGTTATTATActtttctgtatttttaatgGGTTCAACTGTTTCTATTGTAGTTGTTGTTATAGCTTCATTATCCTTAAAATAAATAGCTAATGGCTTTTCGGGTTTTTGTGTAATGCGCGGTTTGAGAGTGGATTCATCGGGAATTGTATTGTTTTCTTCCAGTAGCTTCGGCTTGCGTGACTTTTCTGTATCTGCATTTTCGTTTCCATATTGAACTTCAGGTTCAATGTGAGTTGGGAATATGGGAGGAATCGGCAGTTTTCTTGTAGCATTTGATTTTGATATAACAGAATATCCGTCTACTGTTTTGTCATCCATGTCATAGAAATCAATTTCCGGTGTTTTTGTACCTGTTTgcattcataaaaatttataaaattgattttatcAAAGTTGAAATCTTATTCCTATTCTGATTTATAAGCTTCAAGTTCAATTGAGTTCTGCTGTCtataatacaatataagtaaagtattaagtcgatcaaattggggaggttttgagaaaaggagaggtccgaagcacccgcaacctgcgagcatgtatgaaaagagtaatgaatgtagaggaagcgcgtgaggtttgtaaggatagaagcaaatggtattctattgtctctgcctaccccgacgggaacgaggcgtgagtatgtgtgtgtgtgtaagtatTAACGTTACTACAGgcagaatattattatattatttaacaattataacTATTTAACTGTAGATTTATGTAACTTATGTAAGAATTtcaaatttaagtaaaaatattaattgctgAGCATTTTATTGATGAgaaggataattatattattgattttgttaaaattattcaaaattgtatCGAATTGTGACGatcttccataaataaaaacgtCATCttctttttgaatatttatcatttaagaTAAAATCATACCAGTCCCTGTAGATGTATTTTTAGAGGTCTGCTTCTGGAATTGTTTTCGCGTCGTATGCGGCGTTGACGATGTATATGTTTGAGCTCCGGTTATGCTTTCATCCCAAAACGTACCGTTGACTTTATCTGGTTCTCGGCCCAAATTATCTGCAGccaatatcattaatatataatacaaatagatttttatacaataactaTGATACATACACAATAACTATGATATTAGCTATGTGGCTCTAATTATGTTCCACTTTAAGCAAGAGTATGATTGAGGCCGAAACGTGTAATATACAATTCAAGAAACACTAAAATTGCCTTAAGAATTAACGATTGTGAATGGTGTTTTACTGCCTTCTTTCCTGAATATAGGTAAATACATCCCGGTACTTAAAGAGAATGTGGCATGGTTAAAGCATCCCGGTACTTAAAGAGAATGTGGCGTGGTTAAAGGATCCCGGTACTTAAAGAGAATGTGGCATGGTTAAAGCATCCCGGTACTTAAAGAGAATGTGGCATGGTTAAAGCATCCCGGTACTTAAAGAGAATGTGGCATGGTTAATGCATCCCGGTACTTAAAGAGAATGTGGCATGGTTAATGCATCCCGGTACTTAAATAGAATGTGGCATGGTTAAAGCATCCCGGTACTTAAAGAGAATGTGGCATGGTTAATGCATCCCGGTACTTAAAGAGAATGTGGCGTGGCTAATGCATCCCGGTACTTAAAGAGAATGTggcgtggtcttccaacgcataggtacattactatctgcagaCTGCagctaatgtaggtttgacaacgaacgaatattgattttaaattacgattacatacctaaataggtaatataaatatattatatattatattatagaaaaaactgagctatttttataagatgaccttatactaggtaggtaaacttttaggtaaagaagtcaaccctaatttCGTCAGAAGAGGTCAgtgtcacgcgatagaaagagaggcaacttctaggtgaataaaatgATGGTGATTTTGTagagtgagacttctgtacttgtactattataatatattctttgactTGAGTAAAATACGACAGCAACACGCCATTCGAGGACATACTTTTGTTGATCAAAATATTTACCTAGTCATCCTATCattatctattacaaaagaaaacaaaacaaatgttagaTGTCAGCGATTTCTGTTATCGAACGGTGTTGACGTAATATCGGATGGAGTATGATGGTCTACGTCGGAGAAAGCCGGGTTCAAGAAGTCAGTAGCACGTCTTATAAGGGTCAGTTTAACCTGCTCGTCGTTAATAATCCTTATCAGTTACGTAACAGAGTTGTGAATGTGCTACAAATTAGAATATTTGGGTTACAACAAGCGGAATTGGTGTGTAATTAATTGCTAGAAGTTTCTTTGTTAGCCCTTTGTATTTTTGGTACATCTTTGAATTGTTTTGtgttttgtataataaatatacgattcgaacacaaaaataaaaagaagacACATTCATAAACATTAACATCTACTTACAAGAAATATTTTGAAGAGAGAaggtttgttttgtattttgtatagaATCTGAAACTGCTAGACCAAATTTAATCATTCTTTCACCATTGAAGAgatctatataatatgtaaaattcgCTTGTGCTAagttgtgaaaaaaaaactgaagtGCGAAGTAGtcattattgaaatcaaaaCAAATTGTAAGACAATTTTACTACTACTATATACTATTCTACTTATTATAGTAGTTTCCactttaaaatgtaatttaaataatctttaaatCTACTCGGACGATTCTAATGTATAAAACGCCAGTGCTTATTCCAAAATACCATCATATGATAGATTATTGAAACGTTAGTTATAGGTACACAACCACAAACCTATATTACTATTTGCATTTaatattcaatttcaatttattgcaattccataaattcagtccttaaatataacatttgtagtaaatactataattatacAAGGCAGTATTTTGGATATCCAGTTTGGGTGTCTcaatttggtctgaacagcagaccgtagtagtacccatattttatttattttcgtttattttttatttaaaaataactaattaaatagTTACAAATGGCGAAGATATCGAgtattataatcttaatatgtataaattacgtgacacgttgtttgtgcgcaatggactcctaaactaatgaacggattttaatggggattacttcatggagtgcagtttggtccaacttgagagataggatagtttttatttcgatttgggacccataatcatttttattttcaatatttgttttgtatggacatattttctatgagagaatttagggacgcacggtttgacagttccgctgtgaaacaatttcattataacaacagggagctaTGTTTACGAAATAactcttgatgttttgaaatataattggcaaattcctataaaacagtatttttttttattatctacagaacaacgtctgtcggggcagctagtataatataattataattaataatacattttccACCCTTAAAATACCCCCGGTATTCTTACCTCGGTTCCCTTACATACTCTTTGTTTGAAGTTGGTTAGTAAAACACCTAAAAGATATCTATCTACTGTTCTGACTATAACATATTACGcaatttaatagtaataataatttgaacacGTGTTAGAACTCATGCGTATAAAGACCAATCATTCAGTTTCCATTGCTACTCTGTGTCATgggtatttaataatataattcaatatttccTCAGGCGTTTCACGTAAATGGCCTATAATTTGAGGACACCAAAATTATTAGCGTGGTAAATAATAACTGCACTTTATATAAATTTCTAAATTTAGTATGTGAAGGCTATGTGAAACAaggtaattgtaataattataattaagtataattGGCAGTagaatagattattatttacaatttaagtgGGCTTGGCTTCGGGCTAGTGTCAATGCTGTcaatagtaatatttaaaaaagggttaaatcttagattatggattggtctctgctgcgctcgctagataccgcactacctaagaacaatagcttttttattatggcaagtattagatgcttgtgtgcgtggcatcttgacactcaatggcatctttaagcTTATGTAACAAGCTTCTTGTTATTTTacactgaaattaataaaatacaaaatacttaatgaTGATATGttatcccagtgtctttcttatttcttgtagtatgatttttacaaagttttacaacacaacccggcattttatttcaattattagcaaagtataACCTGTGGCACGTccacgtcacacattgttcgagactggctcgagtaagcTCACTAGTAGGGGGTAGTATTAGTTgctggagtgcagcggagaccaatccgtaATCTAAGGCTTAAAACtctattcaaatataatacattattttaataggaaaaaacggaacccttataggatCACGTTGTTATCCATCCGTcggtctgtctgtcaagaccctatATCTCAGGAACGGATGCCAGCTAgttaatgggtaccacaacggcgcctattttttttatggaaataggaggacaaacgagcgtacgggtcacctcgtgttaagtgatcaccgccgcccacattctcctgcaacgcCAGAGggataacaggagcgttgccggcctttaaggaaggtgtactctacgttctgccgtgaagcagtaatgtataaacattactgtgtttcggtctgaagggcgccgtagctagtgaaattgctgggcaattgagacttaaaatcttatgtctcaaggtgacgagcgcaattgtagtgctgctcagaatatttgggttattccagaatcctgagcggcactgcattgcaatgggcaaggcgtatcaattaccatcagctgtacgtcctgctgttctcgtcccttattttcattaaagaaaCTTAGTTCTACAGTTTTTTGAAGCTgtgaaacaataatgtaaaACACTGTGGCTGTTTAAaccgcaaaaaaaaaatatatatttggacactctcaagggaatcaaattatattttccgTTAACCTAGATCTATGAAAGACAAGTAATATGTACCGTCTTATACTACATCTACATGTATAGGGAAAAGTGTGAAAACTATGCATTTGTAATTATTGGTATAAAAAACTGGGTCTTTATGCAAGGGTTCCGAGTTTTGAATTgagttcatcatcatcagccggaagacgtccactgctggacataggccttccccaaagatctccacgacgatcggtccttcgCTGCCCGCTgcgggcgatcttgaccagatcgtcggtccatcttttttttttttatggaataggaggacaaacgagcgtacgggtcacctggtgttaagtgatcaccgccgcccacactctcctgcaacaccagaggaatcacaagagcgttgccggcctttaaggaaggtgtacgcgcttttcttgaaggtacccatgtcatatcgtcccggaaacaccgcacaaggaagctcattccagagcttcgtggtacgaggaagaaagctccttgaaaaccgcactgtggaggaccgccacacatccagatggtggggatgatatcgtaacttgtggcgtgtcgtgcgaaggtgaaattcgccgacaggaatcaggttgaacagctcttcggaacactccccgtgataaatgcggtagaagacacacaatgaagcgacgtctctacgcaacgccaagtgatccagccgttcacagagtactgggtccccgacaattcgagctgctctgcgttgcacgcggtcaaatggatcgagctgatactggggtgcgccagaccagagatgacagcaatactccatgtgaggccggacctgcgctttgtagagcgctagaatgtgggccggcttgaagtattgccgtgctcttgTAGGGGGCCTAACAACTCTGCGTCTCCCGGTACGTggccgccattcgaggactttactaccccagtTAATGATGACTGAATTGAGTTAACCGTGTAATGTGGGGTATCTTATGAAAGGGCCTCACTGGCACAAGCTTAaacagattttttattatttataattttcgaCTTAATACGAAGAATGGAAAAAGCCTTTcccttttttataagtataggtaggtacttaaaaaTATGTACGGAACCCTCGGTGGGCGAGTCACACTAGCTCTTGTCCGGTTTTTTTAGATTTGATCCATATAGCCTAGTGGCTAGTGGCCCTGTCTAGGTACCGGGTtcgtgtttgtttccgagtcatgactgttaatttgtatttatcttagataattaatacgtctagatagagtcttttgctgttagacaaccgataaaaacaggccagagatataagtttagtgtgcgtgacaagctcttacactcacgatttgtatgacactttgtgttagtgtgcgtgaattgtgtgttttcacagctatcatagtcAATCTAGAGTTTAGattgtagacgtataaatgatctaaggtatttatgtacatatgtttaagtaagtaactaagtatatttcattaaatatatcgtgGTCTTGCACCCATAGCTATGATGCctagcttggggcaagataatttgtgtaaaagtgtgtcaatattatttttacaatacattataGCATAAATATCAACATTCAAATTTTAGTCATacaaatgttttcttttttggattcgaacccggtactTTAGCCTGGCCTGGCCTGGCCTATTCTATGAAGATATGAGGGCTCATATAATGTCTACTCGATGTCTTTATTATAGCGATTTtgccaaaaatttaaaataaaataccacaAGATTACTCGCTGGGCTAATCTGTTCATTACAATAATGTCAGTCAACTTTTCCGTAAAACATTaagtaaaacataaatatacttattttattaaccaTATCGATATAAGCAGTTATAAAACCTAATGAACTCTTACAGTGTCAATTAGGCAaacaaaatttctttttaaaattgctTTTACCCACAAGATTAAACGTACTGCAGGACATTATTAAGTCCTTAAAGGCAGCTTTACACTTAATGTTCACTATCGCAGTGATATTGTACCAGgtttattcataaataatcaCACTTTCTCATTTCTCCATTCCACACGCAAAAGGGTTTATGAAATTTCGAGgacgataaaaataataaccgtattttatgcattttatttgACGGAATTATAGCAAGGTTTCTTTAGctttcttttttacatttatgttGTGATATAGGTAGTAATGTTgtaaatatcatatatttttgtgtcATCGTTTTTTATGTCATAATACcccttatatataaaattctcgtgtcataataataataataatattgacacattttttacacaaattatcttaccccaagttaagcatatatagcctgtgtaatgggttacaagacaacgatatatttaatacgatttacttacttaaacatacataaatacatttaaacatccatgactcggaaacaaacatccatattcatcatataaatgcttgcacctaccgggattcgaacccggaacctctagcttagtaggtaggattgctaaccactcggctatacaggtcgtcatggtgttaaacattgaactcctccgaaacggctttaccgattctcatgaaattttgagtgcatattgggtaggtctgagaatcagacaacatctatttttcatccccctaaatgttaagtgtggtccaagccaaattttttttttaattttttagacatttttttttaatttgtttaattatgagtcagcgttaaaaaatacatacaacttcaaattttcacccatctacgatcaacagttactgagtcagctagtaatttagaaatttaaaaaacaatataataatagaattataaatacttacctATTTTTGTCCatggtttttttaaatttatttaattctaggCTTAagaattaagtttaatttttcatagtgaatacataatacttatattcTTAATTTGTATGTCAAGATCTTTACCGGGCATGAGATAGTAGACAAAAACAGCAAGTGCAACGCATATTCCGAACAATGCGACCGGCCATCGTAACTTGCGAAGAATCTGCACAACTCTTCCGCGAGATGTCGCGCTTCCCGTTGGCACTCGGTACAGGCTGTCTGGGTGGCTACCCTGAaaagaaaatttacaattaatttttaactttatgtCTAACTTTGCAGATACGCGCTAACGCTAGAAATGGCCGCAAGTAGAGGTTGCCAagatttcaataagtgattcccGCTCCAGGTAAACAAGAGTATacactatttttaaccgacttcaaaaaaggaggaagttctcaattcgtcggtatgtttgttacctcagaactttggactgggtgaagcgattttgatgattctttttttatttgaaagctggtgcttacCGTGTGGTCCAGATCTGAACCGTGCATCCAAGAGAAAATCATTAAAGTCTTAATTTGCTGTAAGTAtatgcgcgacaaatttacgaataactcaatatcacgccaatcGATTTCATGATTCTTTGTtgtaaaggatatacttcaaagatagtttggtgagagtttgattaggttctgattatggaatccatgacaaagtaacagaactctttaattcttaggagcaaatgaACGATACTCTgccgaatattttttatttgctatccagatatttgagtcacctacagtaacgtcgttatggtcatataattgtcgtagtcgatagaatgatcaatggaactccttaacggctTTACAGTAAGGGTACGATCTGTCGcaaaatttctaactgtctgtaatttagacaaattattagttagagTACATCCGATTCActaaaactcctaaaaaaaaaacacaaaaaacaaccgacttcaaaaacactattccaaaacaaacaatagatataatatgcattaaaaagtataaaaataattgcgccTCCCCAAGTGAAGCCTAAGTGTTCGGCTTGTGACGCATCATGTTCTctgatttgtaaaaaaaaacggaGCATCGGCTAACATGTAGAGTATAATAGGTTATGAtacaattttgacaaaaaattaCCATAACTCGTATCGAAATCGTAATAAATCGTAATAATCGTAAACGATcttataaaaacttaaaaagattttttttatgatattatcaCGTAAAGTTGTCGTCCGTAAACCGACTTTACAGACAATCAATTATTTTCAGACAAAATGTGattcgaaaaaaatttaaattataacattcATCGGATGTGTTGTACCATACACTACATtctacatacatttttttagaacTGGTAGttacatttattaagaaaaaaactgTTATAACGAGAGTGAATTAATTCTAAGTGCAATGCAGGCCTTAAATTTCTTGTGCCAATGTGCAGCGTGAAATTTTTTTCGGTTAGCAAGTGAGTATGTACAAcgtttctatattatttaaatatcattgggcTAAATTACTAGTACTACTTGTTATATATTTTGGTAGAACTGCTTGCAGTGCGGCTAAATATAGCTAAATTATTGCATCTAAAAAGAAAATCAAGCATGGTTTTAGTGTTACAATCACACAATTGTGTGTCTTCCGTGCAACACCTATCTGTAATTTAAAACCCCCTATTAccactaattaaattaaaaataatgagttGCACTCCGGGgttgccggcagaagtgaaaaattgaacattaaggttgtgcatttttgaatattttggaatggttagggaataatttcgcacgaattgctttatttatcagtataaaagaactactagcatttatgtggtcaaaatacaatattcattcataatgtatcgtacacaaaaatgacaatttatataacatacaaaatttagtttattcaaaactattacaattattttacattagaaagtttatctctcagaaaaccAACTATCATCCATAATTTAAACGATTgttttacgaattttcgatcaggtcacgtgtcctgacgcgagtttaacatagtatacccatcccaagaaaagtgctcaatgccgctaaagaagttttcactttaaaaataaaaaaagtaaaaacccATCTAAATACGGACGGGACAGCTTGCCACTTATTCTAAGAAGGTTTTATGGCAAtgatttaacacttcagaatgCCGGCAGTGCCCCCATTTACACGACGCGTTTCGCGGTCTATAAAATGCATCGCTTTTATCTATCAATGATGGAATTATTGCTAATTCTAGGAATGCGGCTATTTCATAAACAGTGTCATAATATACTAAAAGCAAATTGACTATATTTGTATCAAAGCGTCAAAGCTCATAAGCTTCTTCAATATTACgtgatatttacattataagAATGATTATTATGTCATTTAAATGGACGAAAGCGACGGCGGCGTAGGAGCGACAGTCGTAACTTTtcttaaatgtaataaatgtggGTAATTTATGCGGATTATTGCGTCGATAAGGCCTTGCTGTTCTCATTCGAGGTTCGAGACATCACACTGACTCTTGACCTTAGAGAAAGTTTTGAGAGTCAGATAGATTATCTATGGGTAATAGATGCATTCTGCGTTACATTGTGTTGTCATCTGCAAGATTACGAGAATAATTTGTTTCGATTTTGTGTGCAGTAATTCTTCGTGTTTATCAAATTGTTAtgttcatatttatattatttattctatacaCTAGAATATAATAGTTCCACCATTACCTTTATAGTGAACGGTTTGATATCCCTCGGCCTGgtgaagtatttatcaaatttggATTCGTAATCCAGCTCGTTGTTGGTGGATGGTGTTTTGGTCGGCTTGATCCTGTAAGTCCCGTACTGCTCACCATGCTCAGATATTGTAGGCAGATTGCCATTTGGAGAGCTGCAGCCGCTACTTGAGCGAGAATAAGCATAATTCATAGAACCATCACTTGGATTCTTTGGCTTCTTTGCAAAAGTGTACCGTTTTGGTGGCTCTTCTATAGGTTTCAAATCATATGTTTCAAACTTCTCAGTGACATAGTTCTCTTCGATTTCGGTCGTAGGTACATATCGAATTAATCTTGGCCCAGTTGATTTCTTCTCGTATTTGTCGGAGTCTGTTGCGTTATCAAGTTGCGCTAGGTTTAGTGAACGGTGCAGTTCATTCGCTGTTCGGTTCGATTTACGTTTTGCCTTACGATCAACAGTTCTTGTGTGTACATGGTCGACTACGATTTCAGATTCCGAGGAAGGTCTATCACTGTATACTAAGTAATTACCATTCACCATTGTGATATTTAGTACTGTTAATGCTTTGCAATATTATTTGCTAATATCATCACTTGTTCCTTCACAATCAGATTTCGCTGCATAGTTtgcgatattttaaaaaattgttgtcTTCTTGTCACTGCGAGTAGGCGAACTGTATGAACAGCTAATTTGAATGATGATTGAAGAATgcgttttgtttgtttgtttgtgtgaATTGTAACAATAAACTGTGATTGTGTAAATAATGTACAAAATGTAGCTGATGAATGAATGTAAAGAATTTCCTTTTAGGTTTTGACAGTATAATTATCGCTTTAAGAGTGGAATCAATATGGGATTATTTTACTTTGTTTCATGAAATAGTAAAAAGaatgtataatatgtttgttatttaggtaattcattttaaaagaatgtttaatttttttaattaatgagcATATTAAGCGTATTAAGGCTGGATTTCTACTGTAAGTTTTATATAAGCCGACCATTATTTTCGTACAACCCTTAAACAATTAACATGCGCACGACGCGAAGCACGTAGTACCTGCATCTTGTACGGAACCCATCGTGTGCTTTTCTTACCACGCTTAACTGGTTTTATATAAagtacattaattaatattaaagcaaAACAAATAATGAGAACGTTCGCTATGTTGTAAACGACAATACATACGGTAGATAACGTACGGATCGTTATGTCGGCTGCTATTGTTTTGATTTAGTTCCCGCGCTTTTTGTACTCATTCGCGGGAAAATTCTCAAGCAAAGCGCGTGCGCCACAGATAATAATGGATACCATGTATGGACTACAATATTGCTTTGATATTGCGTAACATCTCAGGGTGTTTTATGCAACTGATGTGCCGTTAATGCAACAGATGAGCAGAATTGTGATAACTCAGGTCACTTTGATGTACATTTCCTGGCGTTAATCTATTACTGCATTAAGTTGTTACATCATTTTTGAGTAACAAACTATTGCGTCACTATACGGTCGTTAGAATCTTGTAGGATACTTAAATTGTTTATTAGGTAATTTATGttggtactagctgacccggcaaacgttgttttgccatataaagtataattcacgtgatagttttataagtaataaaatattgcctatattatagcctgtacatgattttgttctattgtcaatagtttttgcagcgcacaatagcctatagcctttctcgataaatggactacccaacactgaaagaatcattcaaatcg is a genomic window containing:
- the LOC126966637 gene encoding uncharacterized protein LOC126966637, with the protein product MVNGNYLVYSDRPSSESEIVVDHVHTRTVDRKAKRKSNRTANELHRSLNLAQLDNATDSDKYEKKSTGPRLIRYVPTTEIEENYVTEKFETYDLKPIEEPPKRYTFAKKPKNPSDGSMNYAYSRSSSGCSSPNGNLPTISEHGEQYGTYRIKPTKTPSTNNELDYESKFDKYFTRPRDIKPFTIKVMVELLYSSV